ACCTAGTctaataagtttaatttgggCAAAATATGTTGCACATCTTCAACAGAATCGCAAACTTGGCAATTTGGGGATGGTTCTTTTTTCATCAAGTAGGCAAATTTTTTTGACGGGATAAAAAATCATCTTGTATATGTAAATGTTAATGACGTTTTAGGTAACAATATCTGGgagtcggtctcccagatattgttacCTAAAACGTCatttttgctcggaaaacatataaaaactcaaaaatgcgcgttttgcCAGAGATAATACTAATACAATACAAGCTAGATCGTTTTATCGCcgccgaaaacccccatatagcaaatttaatcgaaatcgttagagccgtttccgggatccccgaaatatataaataaataaacaagaattgctcgtttaaaggtattaattaatataattagatACAAGAATTGTTCGTTTTAATAGTGTAACTTCGATTGTTATGCGAAATGCATTGGCTATTAATTAATGCCTGCAGTACATTTCTATTTATATTCATTAATCATGCattgtttaattacgatactatTCAATACAATAAATACCCTTTGTAATTCAGCAGCAGAGCAATCACTGTGCACTGTGTATTTTTAACAATGGTGGCAAGTTTACGTTAAGAAatgtatacaaatacaaatagctGAAAAATAATCTATTTAGTAAGGAAAAATAATGTTGTAGTCGTATTTAAAAAGTCACCCACACAATTTGTATTGAAGCAAAACTTTTCAGTGATGGTTTATTTATAAATTCCGTTCCTCTTTTTCCGTTAGTTCTGTATTTCCTGTTCGTTCCAGTTTGCGCTGATCTAATCTAACCGTTGTAAGCCTTCAATGTTGCTAGAGGCGCGTCCACACTCACAGATCTTAGAGGCCCTGTGCATGAAtaatagggggcagcataggagccgtcagatttgtggcgcgaggcgtaaatgtgtcgtttatgcttccgatgtagcccacaagatggcagaatctACTATGCAAAAGGAAACggaccgacgagaacggtagatggtagcacttgctttggcaatgtacatgtgcacatatatttccaattcaggccacaagatcaGGCCCCGcgggccccgtagacaacaagccaatcgctaacgctacgtagcgaacgatacgcaactgtcactgtcacattaatatggaagagtgatagagagacacagcgattcgatggcgaaccgcaagcgatcgtcaccttggctaggccgccagacAGACAGTCTGTGCCGACAGGTCAGGccaggtgagattgtggtcactacctgtcatataatatttaaaaatttcgcgttttgaacacatattaactcacatttatagacgggtctatcgcgaatttcttttattatagtagaagagccggccgcaaattttttgataccacgatgaaatgcacaatggttttccataaaagtgatgctaagtccgaattcgatagtctgccacggcggaacttgccgaaagtacgaaaaagaaggccacttccggtgcgaaaaaagggggctgatttaacccatctgataccgaaataatagttatggcagcagttagaaatttacatgtagacacagaaaaacgaagtctgccagtattttttttgccggaagtgcttggcagacgctatcaaaggtggccaccgggacccctaatttaacccatctgataccaccatgaaaccaattccagtcggtaggtatgaatcctcatgtcaggaatatataagtctgccaaggcttttcctgccgaaacaccttgacagacgagattatgtgagcaaggtaaccatcggttaccctacactaacccatctgataccaccatgaaactaattccagtcggtaggtatgaacccccattttaggaatattgTAACTTCCCCCCTTAATAACACTTAAACTAAAGCTCTACCCCTCCTTACTGAAAATTATCTCCAGAAAATTTGGCCACGTGATCGTCTAGTCTAGAGTTAGGACCCCTCGAAATGTACCGCAGAAACCTAAGTTCTTTAATGAATAccagctaaattttggactctgttttattttattattacctagtTCATAAAATAGAGATGTTATTACTGAGaatgatttttattatgttattaaagaaaattttcaggaatattttattaagttattGTCGCAGCATATTCAACGTATTCTAAGGTAAAATATGAATGGTATAGCTAAAAATATTAGAATGGTATGGTAATGCAGTATATattaagaaaataatatattcttgataaaatgagtttaAAAGCTAGTTAGTTTAGTGTTTATGagctttcaatccggaggtcgcgggttcaaaccctggctcgtaccaatgagtttttcggaacttatgtacgaaatatcatttgatatttgtcagtcgcttttcggtgaaggaaaacatcgtgaggaaaccggactaatcccaataaggcctagtttcccctctgggttggaaggtcagatggcagtcgctttcgtaaaaactagtgcctacgtcaaatcatgggattagttgtcaagcggaccccaggctcccatgagccgtggcaaaaatgtcgggataacgcgaggaagaagaagaagaaaatgaGTTTAAAaaatttgttggtaaaaacctgccacacctattaagcctCCGGGATAACATATGAGTAGCATTCCTGGGATAAGCCCATTTACTCCCTATCCTTTcaagattataattaactaccaGCTTCTTGCGAAGATGCTACCCACACGTTCGATGCAGGACTGGAGGCTCCTAGTCCAGTCAACAAGGTTagtcggaacacctaccctaacttgttagccagacgggcttttaccaacacttcGGAACCTATGCGTATCTAGATGACTATGAAGAGAAGTGCCAAATATTCAtcagtcatcaaaattaatcttttttacattcaaaagcTAAGGGATATTAATCCCATTTCCATTCCCCAAACTAGAATATAAGCTGCATTTCTGGTCTcttagtagtataaacgaagtactaaatttactatgaaactgaaaacgaattatgaatatcaaaatgagtattattccACTCAAAGTATCCTCTGGTTTACTCTTGTCTTGCCAAAGGTTCCCTAAAACAGCTAATCTTTGATATTCCATCTCAGAATAGACTGCGTTCCCTAGCAACTCAATTTGATATTTTagaatttgttttataaatacctTGGAAACCGGATTATGTTACTCAGTACTTCATCTCTACTCCAGACGACCAGAATTTTAATAGATAAAATTAGAATAAGATAGAGAATACTCTTTTACCCAGATAAATTATAAGTTCATTAGCAGTAACAGATACTCCACATAATTTTATAATGAAGAAACCATATTCGAAGGTTTTAAACGGGGAAAAATATCAACCGTTTCAATCTTAGACCCTAAATCTCTAAAGAAACCCTAATTCCCTAGTAATAGTGTGCGATTCTACCCTATTAACCCTATCCTCTGTCCCTACTTTAGTATAACCAAAGCACAGTTCGTACTTACCATCGACCCTGGTACTTTGGAATATACGCAAGTGTGTCCCTATTAGATATAAGCTAAGCATTCGGCGAGTGACTCCGAGATTGCAACCTATCAACTCGAGTTATTGCCCCCCTCCATGACGTTTTGCACAAAGGCAGGGATGCAACATGGATAGGACAGGTCCCTATTGTGTAtataattggtataaataaatatatttaaaatacaaagccTTCGAATACTGTAGATTTCAAGCAAGCCCAGGTTACCccggatgacgcgcacgtgacgtcctTGCTATTCATCTACAGTTGGACATCGAAAAGCTAGGGAGGGAGACGTTTTAAGTCTGCTATGTTGATATAAAGCAGACCCCAAGACAACCCTCATCTTGGAACAAGTTAGACCTCCTTCCATCCGCTGTTTGTCACCGTTAGGATAGCGGATGAAAGGCTAGACTAAACTATATGTCTAGGCACTGATTTGGTTTtgaatcaaataaaaattaggAGTTTTTCAGATTTAGGACAAGTAAGCACTTTCCAAACAACTACATTTCTATTGAAAATCTCCTTTAGAAAATCATTGGTAAAATGGGCACACTCTAACCAAAGATGCCTAAGCTTCATCATAACGGAAACACATATTTCCGCTATGCCAAAACAAAGACACAATTCCGAGTGCTATCTTATGAGATTTGGGACTTGCGTCTTAATCTCGAAAAGACCCAGCGACTCAGAAAAAATTGGACAGAATATTCCCATCCCCCACCAATGATCTCCGCGTACTATATTAAAACCAAAGTCAGTTGTCGGTCCGGACGCCAGTAAAAGACTAACTTGCGACCGGCCCCATCAGTTCTTTTATACTATTACCCATGTCGTCAGTGCTGTCACTTTTGACGTTAGTGCCGACATTCCATTGTCCTCGGTCATTCACCCTGTCGTCAGTGCTGTCACTCCCGACCCTGGCAAGGCCAAAAATGTCGGCAGTGCTGTCACTTTTGACCTCGGCAAGGACAAAAATGACAGCGGTGACGACACCCCATCATCCCATAATATACCCACTCGCTCTATCAAAGTATAAGTCTTACATACTTGACTTAAAGCTTATTTTCGGtttgataatttaatagaaCCGTTTAATACCGACTCATGACATGTTTCCGCATGTAGTCCCTATTCCTCATACTTTAAGGTTTACTCTTGATTAACCATGATGCTCTCAATCTGAGCCATCTACATAACCCTTATGTCCTACATGTTAAGAtccatattttaataataaaatgctgATGAGGGTAGTTTTAAATCGTATTTACGTAATCGCATGCACAACCAAAGTACGTTTGAGTTAACATTTTTCCctttatgattccaaatattgcgtTCATACTGAAGTATTTCATGTTTACctttataataatgttttttaaacatataaaagagattaattatttaattatcgtAACCTTTTAACTACCTCATGCTTTTtgaattttacggtttaaaacGATACCTAAATGGCTCCTCGCCCATACCTATCAAAGTCAACGTAAATAAccttacaatatttgttttcctaagcaaattcttgttattattttgtttttactaagttatttagcaattattttaaacgtgGATACATGTGATAAAGATTAGACTATGAAATCAAGTGCTTCGAGTTACCATTTTTAgaaatttcaatgaaaatcaAGAACGTAAACGCACGACCGGCAAGGAAGCTCCCGGAAGCTTTCCTTCACcgctaaaatgtaagttttatattgataaatgagcttaatattacgtaataggcatatggccagttacaatatataagtctgccaaggtttttcctgccgaaacaccttggcagacgagattataagcaagatgaccatcggttaccgtacactaacccatctgataccacgatgaaaccaattccagtcggtaggtatgaaccctcatttcaggaatatataattctgccagggcttttcctgccgaaacaccttggcagacgagattatgttggaccccctttgtttgacataattattgaaattcataatgtaatgattgtcagattatcattagtcatcaTTCTGAAACCCTTAAACTTTCAGGAtcttcgtaaggttatcctatagataggttaggttaggtttgttttaaggcaatcctgaaaagttacgcgtttctgagaaacgACAAATTGTGACTAACGataatgcggacaaacaatacattatgtcttatgacttaaaattatatgggaaacaatagagacccaacaATACAATCCAAACAGCATGCTCAGGGCGCTCGCCGGATCTGGACGCACCTTTACGGGCAGACGTTGATATAAATAATTCAATTGTCTTAGTTGCAGCTACATTGAATATTGAACTAACTTTGCGGCTTTTGCTTTATTTTCACATTATGCATATTGTATGTTATTTGGTTCATTGATTAAATTGTTTCCTCGTCTTTATCTTATCTGTATATAAACATTGTTGGTTTATTCAACACAGAATTTTccaattttgatttatttaagcTGTTCGTTTTAACTACAtcattgtatgatttatttaaataaacgtttACGTTACACGTTCAATAGATCTTTCTGTTGATTGCCGCGAAATTTAAATATCAAGTCATGCTTTTCTTTAATTTGATACTTGACACACAAAATGGCATCATTTAGAGAATATCATTCtgacatcaaaatgtaagtttgcaTTGGTCTGGTCTGGTAAATTTGCGTCCTGTGTTAGCTGCCTCTGTTTTCCTGTCGATGTTTCTAATGGGATCAGTTCCGACATGAATAATTCGATTATGTTGGTTACTACACGGATTAAGGTAGCTGTGGCCATTTCTCTACGGCTGCTGGTTCATTAACTCTACACACATTGCAACTAATCAATTCACGTTGCTTCGATGCCAATTATGTCGTAGGTAAGTGTCAGCGTAAAAACTCGTATTTTTTCCCGTAAAGGTTTTTATGGTAAATTGGTAACACATCGAAATATGTTCCTTGAGTCAAAGTGAGACGTATTGTTTAGCGATATTAGCCAACTGCAGAAGAGCATGGACATTTTATGAATGAATCTCGTTGAATGAATTTCAAAGTAACcaattaataaacaaaatccTTAAGCAGTCCAGTAAGTAACATTGACATTTTGCGAAGCTGTAACGAACAACAACAAAtcgtataatttataaatttacgAAAAGATAACGCCCGCTACGAATTATTTCACGTACTTACCGCAGTTTTGCAGCACCACGTAAAACAACCATACGAAAAACAGTTTGAATTAAGTCTTTATAGCGTGAGAATACAGTTGAAAATTGAATAAGTTCTCCAATGGCGGTTACGCGTGATGGGGAATTTCTGTACCGCCCtaagttttaatcctgcctcTCCACAGAGCCGGTTTTCCGAAATTGCTCGTTCAACTCCTATATTGAAATTAATTCTGTTAGTGAAATgcgcgttttaaaaaaaaaatctgtttattTCACACAATATTAAGGAAGTTTACAAACAAACTCTTCAATGAACGATCATGGGAAGGAATGGCAGTACCTACCTGAATAGGTACTTTTGGAAatataaaataagtaggtagttcTAAAAGTAATAAGAAAATAACTAACACGACATTGAGagaagtattattaatattgaaGTTTCAATCCAGGTTCACACTACTTCACACTATGCTATAAAATTATAtatgaataatatttttttatccatTTTCCATTCTCTTTgaaaaaaacttataaattttagttttttttttgttgtaacACGCCGAGTTTGAAGTTGATGAAAATGGAAAACAAAAGTGGAGACAGTACACCGCCCTGCAGCACACCAGCTGATGACTCCAAGTAAAACGAGAGCATCCAACTTTATATGTTGCTTACGATAAGTTGAATATCTATGAAATCACTCAATAACTACGGGAGCTAACAATGATAAGCGAACGCAAAGTCAGCCAGAAGCTTATCAAAATCAACATTAGGTATCATAGGCTTTTTTTAAATCTAGCAACGTTAAGGTATCTCCGATTATTCATACCCGATTGTACCTATGTTATGCGTGGTTTTATTGAGTGCAGTAGCATTATGTGTACTACAGCCGGGGCAAAAACCAATTAAGTAGGAATTTAggaagtaatttaattttatattcagCACATATGAGAATTACCAAAAAAACTAGCTACGGATCGTAATTCGGCAGTgttgtttttgaagtgaaaacttcttaagcggcgctgagcactttttgaggtggggaaaaaatgataaactcgagacagcgtaaggcgtaacgcgtaaggcgtctctcctctctttctaccgcacggcgaaagtgtatgcctgagcctgctgtttcctgtaggcggcgcagggcgcttgcgtgactttatgttatgtgtgacggacaatgttattcaccaaagaactttagttataacgtatcataatcaggtcaattatttaaaactggacttttatattaagcaataaaacttaatgttctaatcttgtacgggctgaaatacaaggatctcacagttacattctaactttatatcactccaatataattaaataaagctacatcttgatgaaatcgctaataaaagtgaactctagtactggtgaataaaactcaaaatatcatgaccaaatatatttagatgcgaggtctgcaaggtaactttacaatttctattcgaatttttcactggccagcaatttcggaactaaagtttttcaatagaaaggaggatgggtcaattatacctagtgctgcagacattttggactattcattgagttttcacttctgtcggcactcccggagtgcaacccgttgttttttttttattatatactaaaatCAAACAGAAAAGTGACGTGAAAACCTTTCGGGTTTGTACTCGTACCGACACTACATTCGTGGATACATTTTACATTTAACATTGTTGTGCTTGTGATACATAGGATaaacaaaaattatataaaattaaaaatgacgttGCTTAAGTTCAAGAAATATATCAGcgggtaaaactaaataaatagctCCCACTCAAGTACGACAGCCGTGCATTCCTCCCTCGCTGTGCGGCATACGTGTCAAGAAAGTCTAAAGCGGCTCAGGTTTTCCTTAAGGCGTATGCCATTAATTGAGTAAGGCGTTAATTACAATAGATCAATAGACGAGTTTGAGTATGCACCGAGTGGTGCGGGCAGCTGTTACAGAAtgatcttatttatttatttatgtattttaatttctaGTAGTTAGTTCATTTAGTATTAACCATAAGTTCCTAGGTTTATTTTAACATTCGATAATTGTATCGTTTGGCTCGTAAAgctgaaatgggactgggcagggCACATCTGCCGAATGCAAATGCCGCTGGGCCAAAGTATCTATGGACTGGATCCCACAGGATGGATTtcggggcagaggaagacccaaacggagatggcgggacaacctagatacattctgtgtggagtggcgagagtgtgcattagacagagacaagtggcgggaaagaagttattttttatgaagttatacatttactaatggacagttaatttttttttttttctaaaggtatTTACTGTCGCAAAACATACAGTAagtaacagaaaaaaaaacaacaaggAAAAAAAAAGACACAAACACATACATTTGTTCGTTGTACACACATTTCATTTGTTCGTTGCCATGGAACGCGCATAAGTTCTTCCAATACAAGTTGCGTGTTTATTTTTGCGATTATTTTTGAATCACCTGTAGTCGCGTCAAGCCTGCGAATGTTACACAAATCATACGATCATTCAATAATTCAACATTCGATAATTGTATCGTTTGGCCCGTAAAgctgaaatgggactgggcagggCACATCTGCCGAATGCAAATGCCGCTTGGCCAAAGTATCTATGGACTGGATCCCACAGGATGGATTtcggggcagaggaagacccaaacggagatggcgggacaaccTAGATACATTCTGTGTGAAGTGGCGAGAGTGTGCATTAGACAGAGACAAGTGGCGGGAAAGAAGTTATTTTTTATGAAGTTATACATTTACTAATGGAcagttaataaaaaataaattaaaaaaaaactcatttattgtcgcaaaacatacagtaacagaaaaaaaaataaacaagggaaaaaaaaagACAATAAAAACATACATTTGTTCGTTGTACACACATTTCATTTGTTCGTTGCCATGGAACGCGCTAAAGTTCTGCCAATACAAGTTGCGTGTTTATTTTTGCGATTATTTTTGAATCATCCTGTAGTCGCGTCAAACCTGCGAATGTTACACAAATCATTCGGTCATCCGCCAGAACAGTGCCGAGTGCCCCGGAGAAACGATCTtctgtgtgtttttttttcacgaaTGCGTGGTTAATACAAGATCGCGTAGTTTACTTACgtgtgttttttaattaaaagtgcTTATCAGTTAATAGTGGTCATATAAGCATCATAAAAAAgctgtaaattattgttttacctAGTCGTTTTATTAGCAAGAGCTGTATGCCAGTCCGTGTTCGAGGTTGATTGGTTTGAAAGAAATTagcctttttttttttagaatataccattatatacctaaaaaaaaggttgaagataattctgcaaaagTAAGTTCAATGAAATACTATGTAAGACGATTTTTTCACACTTCGTTATTTTCAATTAAATACTTGATTCATTAaactattttgaaaataattttagaGCGGAAAAATGAATCAGCAGTGAAGAGCAGATAAAGATAagctgtttttaattttaactaggGATTTAATTGCGATATCATTTGCAATCTATTTATACCACATGAAATCAAACTAAAAGGCTGAAAACAGTACAATATTTTTCTAATCATGGCAAAGGTTGATGCATAGATGACCATTAACGAATTGCTAAGAACCACGTCAGTTACAACTGAACTACTTACTACAAACAAATCAGCACTATACACCGTATTCAAAATCAAAATTTTAAGTAGTTGATGGGAATATATTATTTCCAATACAATCATGAATTTAACGTCAAAACGAATGTGGTTTTGTACAGTAATGTGTGGATGTCTAACACTGTCGTTATTATATCAGCGAGACTTTACTGTCAGTGCTTTACAAATCATGTCGATTTATAATAATTCAACTAACTTATTAGATAGACAGAAAGGGATGAAATATATATTGGAATGGTCACCTCCGAAACATTGGCCATTGAAATATTGGGGTCCAGGGCAAAATGAGTATATCAGaagaaaatgtaaaataaacaattgttACGTAACCGCAAATAGATCGTTTTTTCCGAACATCACACAATTCGACGCAGTTGTGTATAATTATATGGAAATGAAGGGTTATGCATATGTGCCTGGCCCAAAAATACGAAGTCCgcatcaaaaatatatattttttaccagTATGGAGTCCTCTCATTACTACCCGTTTTGTGATAAGAGATACAATGGCTTTTTCAATTGGACTTGGACTTACAGACTAGATTCTGATGAACCTTACGGATACATAACTATTAGAAATATTACGGGCGACATAATTGGTCCAAATCAAATTATGCACTGGATGCCACAATAAACACATACATTTGTTCGTTGTGCACGCATTTCATTTTTTCGTTGCCATGGAACGCGCTAAAGTTCTTCCAATACAAGTTGCGTGTTTATTATTGCAATTATTTTTGAATCGTCCTGTAGTCGCGTCAAACCTGCGAACGTTACATAAATCATTCGGTCATCCGCCAGAACAGTGCCGAGCGCCCCGGAGAAAAGATCTTctctgtgtttttttttcacgaaTGCGTGGTTAATACAAGATCGCGCAGTTTACTTACGTGTGTTTTTAATTGAAAGTGCTTATCAGTTAATAGTGGTCATATAAGCATCATAAAAAAgctgtaaattattgttttacctAGTCGTTTTATTAGCAAGAGCTGTATGCCAGTCCGTGTTCGAGGTTGATTGGTTTGAAAGAAATTAGTCTTTTTTTTAGAATATACCATTATATACCTAAAAAAAAGGTTGAAGGTAATTCTGCAAAAGTAAGTTCAATGAAATACTATGTAAGACGATTTTTTCACACTTCGTTATTTTCAATTAAATACTTGATTCATTAaactattttgaaaataattttagaGCGGAAAAATGAATCAGCAGTTTTGAGCAGATAAAGATAagctgtttttaattttaactagaGATTTAATTGCGATATCATTTGCAATCTATTTATACCACATAAAATCAAACTAAAAGGCTGAAAACAGTACAATATTTTTCTAATCATGGCAAAGGTTGATGCATAGATGACCATTAACGAATTGCTAAGAACCACGTCAGTTACAACTGAACTACTTACTACAAACATATCAGCACTATACACCGTATTCAAAATCAAAATTTTAAGTAGTTGATGGGGATATATTCTTTCCAATACAATCATGAATTTAACGTCAAAACGAATGTGGTTTTGTACAGTAATGTTTGGATGTCTAACACTGTCGTTATTATACCAGCGGGACTTTACTGTCAGTGCTTTACAAATCATGTCGATTTATAATAATTCAACTAACTTATTAGATAGACAGAAAGGGATGAAATATATATTGGAATGGTCACCTCCGAAACATTGGCCATTGAAATATTGGGGTCCAGGGCAAAATGAGTATATCAGaagaaaatgtaaaataaacaattgttACGTAACCGCAAATAGATCGTTTTTTCCGAACATCACACAATTCGACGTAGTTGTGTATAATTCTATGGAAATGAAAGGTTATGCATATGTGCCTGGCCCAAAAATACGAAGTCCgcatcaaaaatatatatttaccagTATGGAGTCCTCTCATTACTACCCGTTTTGTGATAAGAGATACAATGGCTTTTTCAATTGGACTTGGACTTACAGACTAGATTCTGATGAACCTTACGGATACATAACTATTAGAAATATTACGGGCGACATAATTGGTCCAAATCAAATTATGCACTGGATGAAATTAGATGCGATGAAACCAAtcgataaaaaaacaaaaaagatgttaaagaagaaaaacaaaacTGCTGCCTGGTTTGTTTCTAACTGCAATACTAAAAGTAAAAGAGAAGAACTCGTGTTTAGGCTACAAAACGAATTAGGAAAAAAATATGGTTTGGAGATTGATAT
The genomic region above belongs to Cydia splendana chromosome 13, ilCydSple1.2, whole genome shotgun sequence and contains:
- the LOC134796212 gene encoding alpha-(1,3)-fucosyltransferase C-like isoform X2, producing MNLTSKRMWFCTVMFGCLTLSLLYQRDFTVSALQIMSIYNNSTNLLDRQKGMKYILEWSPPKHWPLKYWGPGQNEYIRRKCKINNCYVTANRSFFPNITQFDVVVYNSMEMKGYAYVPGPKIRSPHQKYIFTSMESSHYYPFCDKRYNGFFNWTWTYRLDSDEPYGYITIRNITGDIIGPNQIMHWMKLDAMKPIDKKTKKMLKKKNKTAAWFVSNCNTKSKREELVFRLQNELGKKYGLEIDIFGGCEWALKKCPLEKIKECLKLIQEQYYFYLSFENSFSKDYVTEKLLTALQNYAVPIVYGGANYTRFMPDGIYLHAGELEVSDLAKQMNDIIKDKNRYYSFFKWRNHYSYHDKEESPDSDDQCITCAMLNDETLMKKKTVYKDFTNWWNVPWGCYGKKGRRVKNF
- the LOC134796212 gene encoding alpha-(1,3)-fucosyltransferase C-like isoform X1 — encoded protein: MNLTSKRMWFCTVMFGCLTLSLLYQRDFTVSALQIMSIYNNSTNLLDRQKGMKYILEWSPPKHWPLKYWGPGQNEYIRRKCKINNCYVTANRSFFPNITQFDVVVYNSMEMKGYAYVPGPKIRSPHQKYIFTSMESSHYYPFCDKRYNGFFNWTWTYRLDSDEPYGYITIRNITGDIIGPNQIMHWMKLDAMKPIDKKTKKMLKKKNKTAAWFVSNCNTKSKREELVFRLQNELGKKYGLEIDIFGGCEWALKKCPLEKIKECLKLIQEQYYFYLSFENSFSKDYVTEKLLTALQNYAVPIVYGGANYTRFMPDGIYLHAGELEVSDLAKQMNDIIKDKNRLTFTASANIAIRPGNGLPRWAKNTKLIASSRDGARNNVYYSFFKWRNHYSYHDKEESPDSDDQCITCAMLNDETLMKKKTVYKDFTNWWNVPWGCYGKKGRRVKNF